A single region of the Bacillota bacterium genome encodes:
- a CDS encoding pro-sigmaK processing inhibitor BofA family protein, translating to MHVATIAAYALALFVVYVVAYILYVPLKLVIRLAYSAVVGGIVLWLVNLVGGVFGISVAINPATALAVGLLGLPGLALIIALKYIVLGRI from the coding sequence ATGCACGTGGCTACTATCGCGGCCTACGCTCTCGCGCTCTTTGTGGTGTACGTGGTGGCTTACATTCTTTACGTCCCTCTGAAGCTCGTCATTCGGCTCGCGTACAGCGCGGTGGTGGGCGGGATAGTGTTGTGGCTTGTGAACCTCGTGGGAGGCGTCTTCGGTATCTCAGTCGCCATCAATCCGGCGACCGCTCTTGCGGTCGGACTTCTGGGACTACCGGGGCTCGCGCTCATAATCGCGCTGAAGTACATTGTGCTCGGCCGGATTTGA
- a CDS encoding YaaL family protein, with product MARTLGDDGGIGGVGIASVQTLVRRCAASLVACVLSRARELFGGGMSGAASALDRGRARLRAWAQALRREGEGREPSCVPTVEQAVEDARREWLRAVSYFDQVVEPELIDYATFSLRAAERKYVYLLKKAREESASTAHSQTH from the coding sequence GTGGCAAGGACCTTGGGCGATGATGGTGGCATCGGCGGCGTGGGGATCGCCTCGGTTCAGACCCTCGTTCGCAGATGCGCGGCTAGCTTGGTCGCGTGCGTTCTGTCGAGAGCCCGGGAGCTCTTCGGCGGAGGAATGAGTGGGGCCGCGTCGGCGCTCGACCGGGGACGAGCGCGGCTGCGGGCGTGGGCTCAGGCGTTACGCCGTGAGGGGGAAGGGCGCGAGCCTTCGTGTGTTCCCACTGTGGAACAGGCTGTCGAGGATGCGCGCAGGGAATGGCTTCGCGCCGTATCCTACTTCGATCAAGTCGTGGAACCTGAGCTGATCGATTATGCCACCTTCTCACTGAGAGCCGCAGAGCGAAAGTATGTTTACCTTCTGAAGAAGGCCCGCGAGGAAAGCGCTTCGACCGCGCATTCCCAGACCCACTGA
- the recR gene encoding recombination mediator RecR, translating into MVRYAAPLAKLIDQFTRLPGIGPKTAQRLAFHILKTPREDVARLSQALLEAKDRILHCSVCGNLTEADPCPTCSDPVRDRSLIAVVEEPKDVMALERTGEFKGLYHVLGGAISPVDGIGPDDIRARELLDRLKDGVVREVILATDPNIEGEATAMYIARLIKPLGVKVTRIAHGLPVGGDLEYADEVTLTRALEGRREM; encoded by the coding sequence ATGGTTCGATACGCTGCACCCCTAGCAAAGCTGATCGATCAGTTCACGCGTCTTCCGGGCATAGGCCCGAAAACTGCTCAGCGTCTGGCGTTCCACATCCTCAAGACCCCTCGCGAGGACGTGGCGCGGCTCTCTCAGGCGCTTCTCGAGGCGAAGGACCGTATACTGCACTGCTCCGTCTGTGGCAATCTCACCGAGGCGGACCCGTGTCCGACGTGCTCGGACCCGGTCCGCGACCGTTCGCTCATAGCCGTGGTGGAGGAGCCCAAGGACGTGATGGCCCTGGAGCGGACGGGAGAGTTCAAAGGGCTGTACCACGTCCTCGGTGGGGCAATATCACCGGTGGACGGGATCGGCCCCGATGACATACGAGCGAGAGAGCTCTTGGACCGCCTGAAGGATGGAGTGGTGAGGGAGGTCATTCTCGCAACGGACCCGAACATCGAGGGCGAGGCGACCGCCATGTATATCGCGAGGCTGATAAAGCCTCTTGGCGTCAAGGTGACCCGCATAGCCCACGGGCTCCCGGTAGGGGGCGATCTGGAATACGCGGACGAGGTGACTCTCACGAGGGCCCTCGAAGGGCGGCGGGAGATGTAA
- a CDS encoding YbaB/EbfC family nucleoid-associated protein, translating to MSFNNMNMGKMMKQIQKMQADIMRVQEELKSMTVQGTAGGGVVKVTANGHQEVVSIEISPEAVDPNDVEMLQDLILAAVNEALRKAHELAASEMGKVAGSMGLPGLPSMI from the coding sequence GTGAGCTTCAACAACATGAACATGGGCAAGATGATGAAGCAAATCCAGAAGATGCAGGCTGACATAATGCGTGTCCAGGAGGAGCTCAAGAGCATGACCGTCCAGGGCACGGCGGGCGGCGGCGTGGTGAAGGTGACGGCCAACGGTCACCAGGAGGTTGTCTCCATAGAGATATCCCCTGAGGCCGTCGACCCGAACGACGTCGAGATGCTTCAAGATCTCATTCTGGCGGCCGTGAACGAGGCGCTGCGAAAAGCCCACGAGCTCGCTGCTAGCGAGATGGGCAAAGTCGCAGGAAGTATGGGCCTGCCTGGGCTTCCGTCCATGATCTGA
- the dnaX gene encoding DNA polymerase III subunit gamma/tau, with protein sequence MTYVSMYRRWRPQTFAEVVGQEHVTRTLRNAVAAGRVSHAYLFCGPRGTGKTSVAKLLAKALNCQNGPTPDPCGRCDACARIKEGRSMDVVEIDAASNRGIDEIRDLREKVKFAPVEERYKVYIIDEVHMLTQEAFNALLKTLEEPPSRVVFVLATTEPHKVLPTILSRCQRFDFRRLTNRELASRVSAVAASEGIQISEDAVRLIASSAQGAARDALGLLEQCVAYTGGAVTYDDAVAAIGVAGFRKVAGFCDAIIRHDLAAALTLVRDIVESGRDPAQFVRDLIEHFRNLLVLRTCGLKTELVDAPEGVVEDLKSQAARLLPEDIFRALDVLGAVEGDMRYSAAPLLTLEVATIKLARPGEAPVPSQSTSSQSIQVAPESLTGPDSKSRSAPASGPVSAPPPEPTRAAEPAHGRATGEKQPSTAQTSVTLEQVRARWNDVLGALNGKGPVLAFYDKTIPASLAGNELAVACQTELHRDQASCPRYRTVVQQALKAVLGVDLVVKCVVAPRTSEKGAPVGPSVPFEEVPWPDAEEPAPAESAELAETDELEATDEPAGPAGPAGPAGPAGRAERAGPGEAARGAGTPPVARAGEAPARHWGSGATPTREGTSAPTSEVSASETRPGDREKGTGNADGSGNGNGNGEGTDTSEGDEGEFAESLARAKAAIMDHPAVKAAVSVFGGKVFKIDV encoded by the coding sequence GTGACGTACGTCTCGATGTACAGGAGGTGGAGGCCTCAGACATTCGCCGAGGTCGTGGGACAGGAGCATGTCACGCGCACCCTGCGAAATGCCGTGGCCGCGGGGCGCGTGTCCCACGCCTACCTTTTCTGCGGTCCCAGAGGAACCGGAAAGACGAGCGTCGCGAAACTGCTCGCCAAGGCACTGAACTGCCAGAACGGTCCCACGCCCGACCCATGCGGCCGCTGTGACGCATGCGCCCGCATCAAGGAAGGGCGGTCCATGGATGTGGTGGAGATAGACGCCGCGTCGAACCGGGGCATCGACGAAATCCGAGATCTCCGCGAGAAGGTGAAGTTCGCTCCGGTCGAAGAGAGGTACAAGGTCTACATCATCGACGAGGTGCACATGCTTACTCAGGAGGCGTTCAACGCCCTCCTCAAGACCTTGGAGGAGCCTCCCTCTCGGGTGGTGTTCGTGCTTGCCACAACGGAGCCGCACAAGGTGCTTCCGACCATTCTTTCGCGTTGCCAGCGCTTCGACTTCAGGCGTCTCACCAACCGTGAACTCGCGTCGCGCGTTTCGGCGGTAGCGGCTTCCGAAGGCATCCAGATTTCCGAGGACGCGGTGAGGCTCATCGCTTCCTCGGCCCAAGGCGCGGCACGCGATGCCCTCGGCCTCCTCGAGCAGTGCGTGGCGTACACGGGCGGGGCGGTGACTTATGATGACGCCGTGGCCGCCATCGGGGTGGCGGGGTTCCGCAAAGTTGCGGGTTTCTGCGATGCGATCATTCGCCATGATCTCGCGGCAGCGCTAACCTTGGTGCGCGACATCGTGGAAAGTGGGCGCGACCCCGCGCAGTTCGTGCGCGACCTCATCGAGCACTTCAGGAACCTGCTCGTGTTGCGGACGTGCGGCCTCAAGACCGAGCTGGTGGACGCGCCCGAGGGGGTCGTGGAGGATCTCAAAAGCCAGGCGGCACGTCTCTTGCCGGAAGACATCTTTCGAGCCCTGGACGTGCTCGGCGCGGTCGAGGGAGACATGCGCTACTCGGCGGCACCGTTGCTCACTCTCGAGGTGGCCACGATCAAGCTGGCAAGACCGGGCGAGGCCCCAGTGCCGTCACAGTCAACTTCATCGCAATCCATCCAGGTCGCGCCGGAATCCCTAACGGGACCGGACTCCAAGAGCAGGTCGGCGCCTGCGTCCGGACCAGTCTCTGCGCCTCCGCCCGAGCCTACGCGGGCGGCCGAGCCCGCGCACGGTCGTGCGACCGGGGAGAAGCAGCCTTCTACAGCTCAGACGTCCGTTACGCTGGAGCAGGTTCGGGCGAGATGGAACGACGTGCTTGGCGCCCTCAACGGGAAGGGGCCCGTCCTTGCCTTTTATGACAAGACGATCCCCGCGAGCCTCGCCGGAAACGAGCTCGCAGTCGCTTGCCAGACGGAGCTCCACAGGGACCAGGCATCTTGCCCGCGCTACAGAACAGTCGTCCAACAGGCCTTGAAGGCCGTGTTGGGGGTGGACCTCGTGGTGAAGTGCGTCGTTGCGCCCCGCACGAGCGAGAAAGGCGCGCCAGTGGGGCCGTCCGTGCCGTTCGAGGAAGTGCCGTGGCCAGATGCGGAAGAGCCTGCGCCGGCGGAGTCGGCAGAGTTGGCCGAGACGGACGAGCTGGAGGCGACGGACGAGCCGGCTGGGCCGGCTGGGCCGGCTGGGCCGGCTGGGCCGGCTGGGCGGGCTGAGCGGGCTGGGCCGGGCGAGGCGGCAAGAGGGGCCGGCACGCCGCCGGTCGCGAGGGCAGGGGAGGCGCCCGCCCGCCACTGGGGGTCCGGAGCCACGCCCACCCGAGAGGGTACCAGCGCCCCGACGAGCGAGGTGTCCGCGAGCGAGACTCGTCCCGGCGACCGTGAGAAGGGGACCGGGAATGCAGACGGCAGCGGCAACGGAAACGGGAACGGTGAAGGGACGGACACGTCGGAAGGAGATGAGGGGGAGTTCGCCGAGAGCCTCGCGAGGGCAAAGGCGGCCATCATGGATCACCCTGCTGTCAAGGCGGCCGTGTCGGTTTTCGGTGGCAAAGTTTTCAAGATTGATGTGTGA
- the tadA gene encoding tRNA adenosine(34) deaminase TadA: MDDELFMRRALLEAKKAYLKGEVPVGAIIVADGQIVARAHNRKEELQDPTAHAEMLAIREAASRLKSWRLLGATMYVTLEPCAMCAGALVLARVERLVYGTPDPKAGAAGSVTDLVRHEALNHRLEVTSGVLQEECSALLQQFFTDLRSS, translated from the coding sequence ATGGACGATGAATTGTTCATGAGAAGGGCTCTCTTGGAGGCTAAGAAGGCCTACTTGAAGGGCGAGGTTCCCGTGGGAGCGATCATAGTGGCCGACGGCCAGATCGTGGCCAGGGCACACAATCGCAAGGAAGAGCTCCAGGACCCGACAGCTCATGCTGAGATGCTGGCCATAAGAGAGGCGGCTTCGCGACTCAAGTCGTGGCGGCTTCTCGGCGCGACGATGTATGTGACGCTTGAGCCTTGCGCTATGTGCGCAGGAGCCCTGGTCCTGGCACGGGTCGAGCGATTGGTGTACGGCACGCCCGACCCCAAGGCTGGCGCTGCTGGCTCGGTGACGGACTTGGTGCGGCATGAAGCGCTGAACCACCGCTTGGAGGTCACGAGCGGGGTTCTCCAAGAGGAGTGTTCTGCGCTGCTGCAGCAGTTCTTCACGGACCTCCGCAGCTCGTAG
- a CDS encoding aspartyl-phosphate phosphatase Spo0E family protein has protein sequence MAADVDARCLRAQIECLRQDLLEAVEAKRGNLTSEEVLARSRRLDEAITRFYLGRPALTQACEACLGSGRRGTKEHQGVLKASQTLEAAEASEAAGASGAPEAQRLRGLAGY, from the coding sequence GTGGCGGCTGATGTTGATGCCCGATGTCTTCGGGCGCAGATAGAGTGTCTGCGCCAAGACCTTCTTGAAGCCGTCGAGGCGAAACGTGGCAACTTGACTTCCGAGGAGGTCCTCGCACGCAGCAGGAGGCTTGACGAGGCGATCACCCGGTTCTACCTGGGTAGGCCAGCTCTCACGCAGGCCTGCGAGGCCTGCCTCGGCTCGGGGCGTCGCGGAACGAAGGAGCACCAGGGCGTGCTGAAGGCGTCTCAGACGCTAGAGGCTGCGGAGGCGTCAGAGGCTGCAGGGGCGTCAGGAGCTCCAGAGGCTCAGAGGCTGAGGGGTCTTGCCGGGTACTAG
- a CDS encoding MarR family transcriptional regulator, producing the protein MPAQPNLEQYTNRLNELILTIGQRLLRFFASKSSDFTLREMFVLELLGSRESPATMSELASALAVPLTTMSSLVNRMVHKGYLERYRTEEDRRIVLVRLSPAGRAVFDQHRRDYVRSVSEVLGTLSSDDQQKLLGLIGDVLTAMSGGPSGRGGRS; encoded by the coding sequence ATGCCTGCGCAGCCTAACCTGGAGCAGTACACCAATAGATTGAACGAGCTGATTCTCACCATCGGCCAACGCCTACTGCGTTTCTTCGCCTCGAAGAGCTCTGACTTCACGCTTAGGGAGATGTTCGTCCTCGAGCTGCTCGGCAGCCGCGAATCGCCCGCCACCATGTCCGAGCTTGCGTCCGCGCTGGCCGTGCCGCTCACCACCATGAGCAGCCTGGTCAACCGCATGGTCCATAAAGGCTACCTTGAACGGTACAGGACCGAGGAAGACCGCCGGATAGTCCTCGTCCGCCTGTCGCCCGCCGGTCGCGCAGTGTTCGACCAGCACCGGCGCGATTACGTCCGCTCGGTCAGCGAGGTCCTGGGGACGCTCAGCAGCGATGACCAGCAAAAGCTCCTCGGTCTCATCGGCGACGTGCTGACCGCCATGTCGGGCGGACCCTCCGGCCGCGGCGGACGGTCATGA
- a CDS encoding SDR family oxidoreductase, with translation MMAVTGATGHIGNVLVRKLLERGDRVRALVPPFDDTTPLCGLEVEQVEGDVLDLDTLRRAFDGCDTVFHLAGVISIASGKSDLLNRVNVHGTRNVVEACLGVGIKRLVYTSSIHAIVEPPCGTVIDETCGFNPDVMRWDYDRSKARATLEVLKASARGLDAVVVCPTGVTGPYDSRVSEVGQLIVDYARRKMKAYMDGAYDFVDVRDVAAGHILAAEKGRPGETYILSGERITVSGLMSLLEEVTGMPRPRLKLPNWVTDLGGALAPVYSFVTRRRPLVTTYSLRVLRGNSVVSSAKARRELGYTSRPLRESIEDAFRWLRDNHKL, from the coding sequence ATGATGGCCGTGACTGGGGCTACAGGCCATATCGGGAATGTTCTTGTACGGAAGCTGCTTGAAAGAGGCGATAGGGTGAGGGCTCTCGTGCCGCCCTTCGATGACACGACGCCCCTTTGCGGGCTGGAAGTGGAGCAGGTCGAGGGCGACGTCCTCGACCTGGATACCCTGCGCCGGGCTTTCGATGGGTGCGATACGGTGTTTCATCTCGCCGGGGTGATCTCCATCGCCTCCGGCAAGTCCGACTTACTGAACAGGGTCAACGTGCACGGCACGAGGAACGTCGTCGAGGCGTGCCTTGGGGTCGGCATTAAGCGACTCGTGTACACGAGCTCCATCCACGCGATAGTCGAGCCGCCCTGCGGGACGGTGATAGACGAGACCTGCGGCTTCAACCCCGACGTGATGCGCTGGGATTACGACAGGTCCAAGGCCAGGGCGACGTTGGAGGTCCTCAAGGCGAGCGCGAGGGGCCTCGACGCGGTGGTCGTGTGTCCGACCGGAGTAACAGGGCCGTACGATTCTAGGGTGTCTGAGGTGGGCCAGCTGATCGTGGACTATGCAAGGCGAAAGATGAAGGCGTACATGGACGGCGCCTACGACTTCGTCGATGTGCGGGACGTCGCCGCGGGCCACATCCTCGCGGCCGAGAAGGGAAGGCCGGGCGAGACCTACATCCTGTCGGGGGAGAGGATAACCGTGTCGGGCCTCATGAGCCTCCTCGAAGAGGTAACGGGTATGCCTCGGCCGCGGCTCAAGCTGCCGAACTGGGTCACGGACCTGGGCGGCGCGCTCGCCCCGGTCTATTCGTTCGTCACTCGTCGGCGGCCGCTCGTGACCACGTACTCCCTGCGTGTGCTGCGGGGGAACTCCGTCGTAAGCAGCGCGAAAGCCCGGAGGGAACTGGGCTACACGTCCCGCCCGCTGCGCGAGTCCATCGAAGATGCTTTCAGGTGGCTCAGGGATAACCACAAGCTGTGA
- a CDS encoding nucleotidyltransferase domain-containing protein, producing MVSDMAAKEFIASVTRVLVTRARPERVYLIGSFARGQEDCDSDIDLLVVKDTDLPRHKRARELRKMIAPYKYPLDLLVYSRDEFEKEKDVAGTLAYQAVREGILLYG from the coding sequence ATGGTCTCGGATATGGCCGCAAAGGAGTTCATTGCATCAGTGACTAGGGTTCTAGTGACCAGGGCGCGGCCAGAGAGGGTGTACCTAATCGGCTCGTTCGCCCGCGGCCAGGAAGACTGCGACAGCGACATTGACCTCTTGGTTGTCAAGGACACTGACCTTCCGCGCCACAAGCGAGCACGAGAGTTGCGCAAGATGATTGCCCCCTACAAGTATCCGCTGGACTTGCTGGTGTATTCCCGCGACGAATTCGAAAAGGAAAAGGACGTCGCCGGCACTCTTGCCTACCAGGCCGTCAGAGAGGGAATCCTCCTCTATGGATGA
- a CDS encoding HEPN domain-containing protein, producing the protein MVCFHCQQCAEKYLKGLLLLLNTEYRRSHDLVYLVSLLNDQSLVDALVERARQSLEALGLAQAAAVLESRLETAAAREITYADSLVGALSSLPTGASATGARSSGTR; encoded by the coding sequence ATCGTCTGCTTCCATTGTCAGCAGTGCGCAGAGAAGTATTTGAAGGGCCTACTGCTGCTGCTTAACACAGAGTACCGCAGAAGCCACGACCTTGTGTATCTTGTCAGTCTCCTCAACGATCAGTCCCTCGTGGACGCGCTCGTCGAACGGGCACGCCAATCCCTGGAGGCGCTGGGGCTTGCCCAGGCCGCTGCAGTGCTGGAGAGCCGTCTTGAGACAGCCGCCGCGCGAGAGATAACCTACGCCGACTCCCTAGTGGGGGCATTATCCTCACTTCCAACAGGAGCTTCGGCGACTGGGGCCAGATCGTCGGGGACACGGTGA
- a CDS encoding tetratricopeptide repeat protein, giving the protein MVARNEMHALRVKGLEHMRRREFEEAQKVFESLVKSDSDPSSRNNLATCRFKQGDLKGALGTLKPNLEAKVPNPFAHALAAQILAALGRREEAERHLARAISDFETGMKTVVPAGLVAEEPWREYTVIIKRAAGDLGNHRQVLELYRKWERHHVNPEDWFLAGVAAFNLGRFSQAASLWKAVARMGWDVADEYVTVASAVDAGIVPPFPLEYHVPLLGDIKGHKTAEGLRRLALQGWSRMLAFASILDPSDYEEKRLAAAQLRLIIQHGGDWGLDLARRILAAPAGICYEMKMAAARALVELGIHEEGESIEAVVDGKPRYLVIRTSKVVEEPDESIEALMKEATRLRSAGEIDEAIEKLQPLLGHGDFYPPAMLVLANLLRMKDQLDDAEGLLLTLRDIAPSDPVVLFNLAGLYIQRGDPRSARKCADQIDRRLATNDFRDKLSLLDDEIAHLERLTVRPSEVVTAVAEALREDQEDKPISLNTRLSQAVRTVPAGWVSAACKAHGIDPESTGRRQERAETLVRCLVNLRHLEKVASNLEEDERAVLRFVLNEGGWASVSALTRRFGSMEDDGFWWEETPPKSTLGRLRLKALLFIGRAVIDGHRHKVAVIPLELREGLTQLLGSRPPAAGAPETARLKVGGEAPDESGQGGARRESVKGAGLKRRRRVHRGGR; this is encoded by the coding sequence ATGGTCGCTCGCAACGAAATGCACGCGCTCAGGGTAAAGGGCCTCGAACACATGAGGAGAAGGGAGTTTGAGGAAGCACAGAAGGTATTTGAGAGCCTTGTGAAAAGCGATTCAGACCCTTCTTCCCGCAATAACCTAGCGACGTGCCGTTTCAAGCAGGGAGACCTCAAGGGGGCCCTGGGGACTCTCAAGCCTAATCTTGAAGCGAAGGTGCCGAACCCTTTCGCGCACGCCCTGGCGGCGCAAATCCTTGCTGCATTGGGGCGTCGGGAGGAGGCTGAGAGGCATCTTGCCAGAGCCATATCAGACTTTGAAACGGGAATGAAGACTGTGGTGCCAGCGGGCTTGGTCGCCGAGGAGCCGTGGCGCGAGTACACTGTGATCATCAAGAGAGCCGCCGGAGACCTCGGTAACCACCGGCAGGTCCTGGAGCTGTATCGCAAATGGGAGAGACATCACGTCAATCCCGAGGATTGGTTCCTGGCCGGCGTTGCCGCTTTCAATCTCGGCCGGTTTTCGCAGGCTGCGTCGTTGTGGAAGGCAGTGGCGCGGATGGGATGGGATGTAGCGGATGAGTACGTCACGGTGGCCAGCGCCGTGGACGCGGGCATCGTGCCGCCATTTCCCCTTGAGTACCATGTCCCGTTGCTGGGTGATATCAAGGGACACAAGACGGCTGAGGGCCTTCGAAGACTGGCGCTGCAGGGCTGGTCTCGCATGCTCGCGTTTGCGAGCATCCTCGATCCATCTGATTACGAGGAAAAGCGCCTTGCAGCAGCCCAGCTCAGGCTCATCATTCAACACGGGGGCGATTGGGGGCTGGATTTAGCGAGACGGATTCTCGCAGCGCCCGCTGGGATTTGCTACGAAATGAAAATGGCTGCTGCGCGGGCCCTTGTGGAACTGGGTATTCACGAAGAAGGTGAGTCCATCGAGGCGGTGGTGGACGGCAAGCCAAGGTACCTGGTCATCCGCACTTCCAAGGTCGTCGAGGAGCCGGACGAGAGTATCGAGGCGCTGATGAAGGAGGCAACGCGTCTCCGTAGTGCGGGCGAGATCGATGAGGCCATTGAGAAGCTGCAACCTCTACTCGGGCACGGCGACTTTTACCCGCCTGCCATGTTAGTGTTGGCCAATCTTCTGAGAATGAAGGACCAGCTGGATGACGCCGAGGGGCTCCTCCTTACTCTGAGGGATATCGCGCCGAGCGATCCCGTGGTGCTTTTCAACCTCGCCGGGCTTTACATACAACGTGGCGATCCGAGGAGTGCCAGGAAATGCGCTGACCAGATAGATCGCCGCCTTGCAACCAACGACTTCCGCGACAAGCTCTCGCTCCTTGATGACGAGATAGCTCACCTCGAGCGCTTGACAGTCAGGCCGAGCGAGGTCGTGACGGCTGTTGCAGAGGCTTTGCGCGAAGACCAGGAGGACAAGCCTATATCGCTAAACACAAGACTGTCTCAGGCCGTACGAACAGTGCCGGCAGGATGGGTTTCCGCTGCTTGCAAAGCGCACGGAATCGATCCCGAGTCTACTGGGCGCAGGCAAGAGCGCGCGGAAACACTCGTGCGATGCCTGGTCAATCTGCGCCACTTGGAGAAAGTCGCGTCGAATCTGGAGGAAGACGAAAGAGCAGTCCTCCGCTTTGTCCTCAATGAAGGAGGGTGGGCCAGTGTCTCGGCCCTCACTCGGCGGTTCGGCTCCATGGAGGACGATGGGTTTTGGTGGGAAGAGACCCCGCCTAAGTCCACCCTCGGAAGGCTTCGCCTCAAGGCCTTGCTGTTCATTGGGCGGGCTGTCATCGACGGGCACCGTCACAAGGTCGCGGTTATTCCGCTCGAGCTGCGCGAGGGCTTGACACAGCTTCTCGGATCACGCCCTCCGGCCGCTGGAGCGCCGGAGACCGCGCGCTTGAAGGTGGGTGGTGAGGCTCCGGACGAGAGCGGGCAAGGTGGGGCAAGGCGAGAGTCAGTCAAGGGCGCCGGTCTCAAGAGAAGGCGGCGCGTCCATAGAGGCGGACGCTGA
- a CDS encoding DegV family protein yields the protein MNNNEDGGVRSGIAIVTDSGASLPEELVEQYEIAVAPIGIQFGTESYRDGVDITREEFYEKLDGPDIPMTSQPAPAEFISIYRRLLQRVKTIISIHITSTGSGTFQVANLAKASFPDADIEVVDSLSASMGTGFMVLAAAEAARRGKTKEEILGLLAELRPRINAYAVIKSVKHLLKSGRIHKGQALIASLLAIKPLVSVKEGVVEVVDRVRTYHAAIERLIEVTKEAAGDSRVRVSVVHGNALAEAKRLRDRLRAALNCSEIIISDIGPPLAVHGGPGIIGVVFHPV from the coding sequence ATGAACAACAACGAAGACGGCGGAGTGAGGAGCGGCATTGCGATCGTGACTGACAGTGGAGCGAGCCTGCCGGAAGAACTGGTCGAGCAGTATGAGATAGCGGTCGCGCCCATCGGGATACAGTTTGGGACCGAATCGTACCGCGACGGCGTGGACATCACGCGAGAGGAGTTCTATGAGAAGCTGGACGGACCCGACATCCCGATGACTTCCCAGCCCGCACCGGCGGAGTTCATCTCGATATACCGAAGACTACTTCAGCGTGTCAAGACCATCATCTCGATCCACATCACGTCCACCGGAAGCGGGACTTTCCAGGTGGCCAACCTCGCAAAGGCAAGTTTCCCCGATGCCGACATAGAGGTCGTCGACTCGCTCTCCGCGTCCATGGGCACGGGATTCATGGTCCTCGCCGCCGCGGAGGCCGCACGGCGCGGGAAGACGAAGGAGGAGATCCTCGGCCTCCTCGCGGAACTCAGGCCGCGCATCAACGCATACGCGGTCATAAAGTCCGTGAAACACCTTCTGAAGAGCGGACGCATTCACAAGGGCCAGGCCCTCATCGCTTCTTTGCTCGCGATAAAGCCTCTGGTTTCCGTGAAGGAGGGCGTCGTAGAGGTCGTGGACAGGGTGAGGACGTACCACGCCGCCATTGAAAGGCTGATAGAGGTGACCAAGGAGGCCGCCGGAGATTCAAGGGTCAGGGTGTCGGTCGTCCACGGAAACGCCCTCGCGGAGGCGAAGCGGTTGCGCGACCGGCTCAGGGCGGCACTGAACTGCTCGGAGATCATCATTTCAGACATCGGCCCTCCTCTGGCGGTCCACGGCGGGCCGGGCATCATCGGAGTGGTGTTCCACCCGGTGTGA